The Heyndrickxia acidicola sequence GGCATTGGGAATTCGCCCATATAATCCTTATTTCAAGGAAAGCGAATATTTCAAGCGGTACAATGATCTTATTAACGATGAGGAGCTGTTGCGTTTTGCAGAAGAACGCGGTTATAAAATAAAGTTTTTCCCGCATCCTGATATTCAGCAGCAGTTGTCTGATTATGACCGGAATGAACTGGTTGAATTTGTTGACTATAATACCAGCTACCAGCTTATGTTTAACTCCTCAGATATTATGATTACCGATTTCTCTTCAGTAGCATTTGATTTCGCTTATACGAAGAAACCGGTTATTTATTATCAATTCGAAGAGTCCTACCATTTTAAATTGGACTATTATAATTATGAAACGATGGGATTTGGCGACACGATTGCCAAGCATGAAGACCTGGTTGAAAAAATCAAGTACTACATTAATAACAACAGCCAAATGGAAGATAAGTACAAGGATAGAGTAGACAGTTTCTTTGCTTATACGGATAAAAATAACAGAGAACGGGTTTATAATGCTATAATGGATATCGATAGGTAATGTAAAGGAGTGTTAAAGAGTGTATACATTGGTTACAGGCGGAGCAGGTTTTATTGGTTCTCATCTTGTAAAAGCGTTAATCAACAGCAACCGAAAAGTTGTCGTTTTGGACGACCTTTCAATGGGAAATGTTGAAAATTTGCCAAAAAGCGAAAACGTAACGTTTATTGAAGGGGATTTAGGAAATAAAACTACTGTCCAGGAACTTTTTAAAACATACGATTTTGAAAAAGTGTTTCATCTGGGAGCAGTGGCAAGCGTAGCTGCTTCAGTAGAAAACCCTTTGAAGACACACCAGACAAATTTAGAAGGATCTTTATACTTGCTGGAAGAAGCCAAAAAGAATAAAAATCTCAAACGTTTTGTTTTTGCTTCATCAGCTGCTGTATACGGAGACGAGCCTACACTGCCAAAAACAGAAAATTCTCCTATACAACCTTTAACTCCATATGCAATAGACAAGTTTGCGAGTGAGCGGTATGCGTTATCCTATTATCAACTATATGGTACGCCTACTGCAGCCGTGCGTTTTTTCAATGTCTATGGAATAAACCAGAATCCAAGCTCGCCTTATTCAGGAGTCATCTCTATTTTGACGGACAGGCTGCTTTCGAATAAGAAGGGCATTGAAAAGACCTTTACCGTATTTGGAGATGGTGAGCAGACACGTGACTTTGTGTATGTAGACGATGTTGTTAAAGCATTGCTGCTTGTTTCCGAATCGGAGGATGCCCTTGGCCGTGTCTTTAATGTAGGGACCGGACAACCTGTTAAGCTAATTGACATGATCAATATTTATAAAAAATTATCGGGTGTCAACCTGCCGCTGGCTTTTGAAAAACAGCGGGAAGGTGATATCAGAGAATCCTATGCAGATATCAATGCATTAAGGAGCATCGATTTTGAGCCGTCCTATACGCTTGAAGAGGGCTTAAATGTTTATTGGAAGCATGAAAGTCAGCAAGGCTAATCTGTTTTAAAGTTTTATTTTCATGCAGGGCTGCTAAAGCTCCATATTGTATTGACACAATGGTGATTGGAGCTCTTAGAGTGAAGATCAAACAGGCGGATAATAGAGCCTTAGTATAAAAAATGAAAAGAGAGTTGCAGAAGCACCGTTACTGCCAACTCTCTTTTTCTTAGTAGACGAGGGAAATGAACAAACCTATAATAGATTTGTGAAAGAAACTATGTTGTTTTTTAGCTCAAACGTGTGAAACTGCCGTTTCACACGCCTTTCAGCTCAGCTGAAAGGTTACAGTAAAGAAAGAAACATAAAAGCAAACTAGTTTGCTTTTATGTTTCTTTCTTTACTGTAAATTGAGCTAAAATATGAGCAGTTACCCATAGAAAATGACAAAGCCTTTTTTACAAAGTTGGAAATAC is a genomic window containing:
- a CDS encoding NAD-dependent epimerase/dehydratase family protein, translated to MYTLVTGGAGFIGSHLVKALINSNRKVVVLDDLSMGNVENLPKSENVTFIEGDLGNKTTVQELFKTYDFEKVFHLGAVASVAASVENPLKTHQTNLEGSLYLLEEAKKNKNLKRFVFASSAAVYGDEPTLPKTENSPIQPLTPYAIDKFASERYALSYYQLYGTPTAAVRFFNVYGINQNPSSPYSGVISILTDRLLSNKKGIEKTFTVFGDGEQTRDFVYVDDVVKALLLVSESEDALGRVFNVGTGQPVKLIDMINIYKKLSGVNLPLAFEKQREGDIRESYADINALRSIDFEPSYTLEEGLNVYWKHESQQG